CCATTTCAGCAAACTGTTTGCTTGTTTCCTTGGTATACAAAGTGTCCTTTAATGCTGCATACTGTTCTTCGTAAGAATAAGCATCCTTATAATTTCCCAATGCTGCATGCGCAACTGCCAAGGTTTGAATTACATCTTGTTGTATATCCTTTGAATCAATTTTTTTTCCCAACAACAAAGCTTCATCCAAAAAGGGTAATGCTTCTTTAGCTTTATTTGAGTTGGTATAACAAGCGGCAATATTTAAGGAAGCAATGGCAATTCCTCTATCATCCTCCAACTCACGTTTTAATTGAATAGCCTTTTTAAAATAAAAAATAGCTCGCTCGGTTTTCCCTTGGTTATTGTGCATATTTCCAAGATTGTTGTAGACAATAGAAATACCTTGAATATTATCTAGCTTTTGAAACACAGCAAGTGCTTTAGTGTAGCATACCAATGCACTGTCATACATTTGCCAATCCGAAAAAATATTTCCTTTCGCCACTAAAGGATCAGCAATCATATCCCAATAATTCAAGTCCTTATATATATGTATAGCCTTATCAATAAATTCTAATGCTTCTTTTAATTTACCCATATCGGTATAAACTGTTGCAATAGAACGATAAGACAATGCAATGTCAGATTTGTTTGTAAGCTTTTCTCTAATGCCTAAGGCTTCGAATTGGTATTTTAAGGCAATGTTATATTGTCCCAAATAATAATAATTATCACCTACGCTTTGTAATGCACCCGCTTTGTATTCCTCATTTTGCAATTCAGCGTATTGAGAAATGGCGAGCAATCCAAATTCATTTGACTTCTTATAATTATCTGAAAATTGATACGCCAGCGAAATATTATTGTTTGCATCTGCAATTTTATCTTTCCTGCCTCCTGCTTTGGCAAGCGCTAAACATTCGGAATAAACTTGAATCGCCTTTGCTGTTCTGTTAGACGTAAAGTAATACACTCCAAGACCGTTTAAGCCGGAAATGATGCCATTCAAATAATTTATTTTCTTGGATTCACGCAAGGCTTGAGAGGCATATAAAAGCCCTTTAGGTGAATCAAAAAATCGGTATGCTTTTGAAATTTCGATAAGCGTGTTTATACGAACAGTATCCTTTTGTTTGCTCAGTAGTTTTTGCAAACTATCAATGGAATGTTGATTCTGAGCGTTCAGCGTATAACATCCGATCACTAAAAAAAATACCAGATTTAAGAGCGTTCTTTTCATTTGAGTGCACCACAAAGTACAAAAAAAATAGGCTACAAAAATAATGTAGCCTATTAAACTTCCGGATGAGCAGAATCAGTAAATATTATTTACTTCAATTCAAATTGGGAATATCGGATTTCGAAATTTCAAAATGATCCTCCTCTTCTTTAAATTTCATAATCGCATCTAAGGCATCCGGCACCACATCACTGCAAATGGTTATAAATGCACCTTTTTTGGCATTTTTAATTGCAAATGCTATAGCCTCCGATTCAGTAGGAATTACTTTCACCTTTTTATCCTTATCCACAGCATGAACTCCTTGCAACATCAGTTCAATAATTTCTTGATCGGTGCGGCCACGCAAATTTTTATCCTGACGAATAATTATTTCATCAAACATGGCAGCTGCAAGTTTCCCTAAGCTGATAATGTCGGAATCTCTTCTATCTCCAACGCCGGCAATAATTCCAACTTTAGGTTTAGCACTTATTTTTTCGAGGAATTTACCAATGGCTGCAAAGCCTGCAGAGTTATGCGCATAATCCACCATCACTTGGAAATTTTTAAACTGGAATAAATTCATACGACCTGGTGTTTGTGTTGGCGAAGGAATAAACGTTTCAAGCGCCAATCGCATGTCCTCAATTTTGAAGTTGCGCACAAATCCGGCAAGCACTGCCGGCAAAATATTTTGAATCATAAATATTGCCTTTCCAGAAAAAGTCAAAGGAATATTCACCACTTTATCTACTCTAATTTTCCATGTGCCTTTGCAAATGGTTACATAGCCATCTTCCACCACAGCAGCTAAACCACCTTCATCACAATGCTTTAATATTCTGGGGTTTTGTGCATCCAAACTAAACAAACAAATTTTGCATTCAAGGCCTTTCGACATATTAAAAACCAAATCGTCATCCGCATTTAAAATGGCATAGCCATTGGGCAATACGCTTTCGGGCACAACTGCTTTTACACGTGCCATATCTTCAATGCTATTGATGTCTTTTAAACCTAAATGATCTTCAGCCACATTGGTAACAATACCAATATCGCAATTATGAAAACCTAATCCGGCTCGCAGTATACCGCCTCTCGCACATTCCAAAACTGCAAAATCAACAGTAGGATCTCTTAATACAAACTCAGCACTTTTTGGTCCGGTACAATCACCGCGTTCCAACATTCGGTTTTGAATATAAATTCCATCGGTTGTGGTGAAACCAACTTTATAACCCATTGTCTTTACCATGTGCGCAATTAAACGGGTGGTTGTAGTTTTCCCATTTGTCCCACTTACCGCGATAATTGGAATTCGTGAAGATTTTCCGGGAGGATACAGCATATCTACAACTGGTTCCGCCACATTTCTTCCCAAACCTTCGGTAGGCGCAATGTGCATTCTAAATCCCGGGCCTGCATTTACTTCCAGCACTGCACCACCATTTTCATTTAATGGAGTAGTTAAGTCAGGCGCCATTATATCTATACCACAAATATCTAAACCAATAATACGTGCAATGCGCTCGGCCATAAATACATTATATGGATGTACCAAGTCCGTTACATCGGTAGCAGTTCCTCCGGTACTTAAATTTGCTGTAGTTTTTAAATAAAGCACTTCATCTTTAGGAACAACAGAATCAAGTGTCAGATTTTTTTCATTTAAAATCTGCATCGTCATATCATCCACTTTTATGGCGGTCAATACTTTTTCATGTCCATATCCTCGGCGTGGATCGCTGTTAACAATATTAATTAATTGCTGAATGGTATTTTTTCCATCCCCGGTAACCGAAGCAGGTGTGCGCTTTGCTGCTGCAACTAATTTGTAATTAATAACCAACAAGCGGTAATCAAAACCGGTTACAAATTTTTCGCAAATAACCGCTCTTGATATTTTTTTTGCTGCCACCATCGCCACCATAGCATCATCCCAACTGCGCACATTGGTTGTGATACCACGCCCATGATTGCCATTTACAGGTTTCAATACAATGGGATAGCCAATACTTTTAACAGCACCCTCTAAATCATCCTCATCGTAAATAATTCTTCCACGCGGAATTGGAATGGAAGCAGCATCTAATAAATTTTTTGTTTCTTCTTTATCACACGCAATTTCAACAGCAATATTACTGGTGGTGCTGCTTACAGTTGCCTGGATGCGGGTTTGATTTACTCCATGTCCCAACATTACAAGCGAATGTTTATTGAGTCGAATGTAAGGAATGCCTCTGCTCACTGCTTCGTCCACAATTGAACCTGTGCTGGGGCCCAATCGCTCGTCCTCTCGAATTTCACGCATGTTTTGCAAATCTTCTTCCAACTCATACACCTCACCATTTACCAATGCTTGAGCAATGCGCACAGCTGCTTTTGCCGCGTATATCCCCACCTTTTCTTCCATGTAAGAAAACACAACATGATATTTTCCTTTTTCACCTGTTGTGCGCGTGCGGCCAAATCCTGTATCCATCCCGGCAAGGGTTTGAATTTCTAAAGCGATGTGCTCAATTACATGTCCCATCCAGGTTCCTTCTTTTACCCGAAAGAAAAAACCACCTTCAAAAGTTTCTGAACAACGATGCGAAAACATAGTGGGAAACATTTTTTCTAAACGCTCACCAAAACCAGGAATAACATTAGTTGGCTTTTCTTCCAAATCTTCCAAATCCAATTTCATCACAATTAGTTTGTGTCTCCAAATACTCCAGTAGTTTGGACCTCGCATGGCATTGATTTCAATAATTCTCATACTTTAATTGATTTAGGTGTGTCGATTAATTTTTAGCAATACACATCGCTGCAAAGCAATAACCGGGTTATGAAATAACTTTGCACTTTGCTACACTACAAACTTATAAAAAAGATTGAAAGATAAAAGTATATTACACATTATTGAATGCGCCGCATACCCATCCTTTTAAAAGTAAATCAATATCCATTTAATTAGCACTGAATTTACAAATGATTTACTATTTTTATCCTTCACGGATACTTTTAACTCATAAAATAAGTATTATGACTCCCTCAGATATAGAATTTAAAGTAATGCAGCAGCGCTTGGCGCATAGTTACACCGATATCTTTTTGAATAAACTCGCAGAGCGCACTGTTGTTATTGTACCCAGCTTAACGCTCGACCATGAAATGCTAAATACCCTAAAAGGCTCTGTGCATTATGAGGAGCGTTTGTTGTGTATGTTAATGCTTTTGCGGATGCCCCGCACACATGTTATTTATATAACCAGTGTACCGGTTGATCCTAGTATTGTGGATTACTACCTGCATTTATTACCGGGAATAACCGGGCAACATGCGCGCAAAAGGCTTACGCTATTAAGTTGCTACGATGCCTCTCACATTTCCTTGATTGAAAAAATATTGAAGCGCCCGCGACTAATTCAGCGCATACGTGAAAGCATTAAATATTCTGATTTAACGCACCTCTCTTGCTTTAACGTTACTGAATTTGAAAAACAACTTTCACTCATTTTAAACATTCCTATCTATGGTTGTGATCCCAATTTGCTGTATTTAGGTACAAAAACAGGCAGTCGTAGAATTTTCAAAAAGCTTGGAATTCCGGTAGCACCGGGATTTGAAGAATTAAAAAACGAACAAGAAATTGCACTTGCATTGGCAAAACTGAAGCAAGATAATCCGACATTAAAAAAAGCAGTTGTAAAAATAAATGATGGATTTTCGGGCGAAGGAAATGCACTCTTTCGCTATGAGCATTTAGATGCTTCCCAACCGAAGCTTGCTGAAGAAATTTTGAAATGCCTGCCTGCTCAACTAAGTATAGTTGCAGCAAAAGTGACCTATTCCGATTTTCTTAACAAATTTTGCAGCCTTCAAGGAATTGTGGAAGAGTTTATTGATGGGGAAATAAAAGAATCTCCTTCTGTGCAATGCCGCATCAATCCATTAGGTATGACCGATGTAATTTCTACACACGATCAATTGCTGGGTGGCGAAAGTGGACAAGTATTTATTGGAGCCACTTTCCCGGCTAACTTAGAATATACTCGTGAAATAGGCTACGCAGGAAAATTAATTGCCGAAGAATTACGCAGAGAAGGTGTGATGGGCCGATTTGCAATTGATTTTCTTTCGGTGAAACAAGCCGATGGTTGGAAACATTATGCCATTGAAATTAATTTGCGAAAAGGTGGAACCACTCATCCTTTTCTTATGCTTCAATTCCTTACGGAGGGAGAATTTAATTGGGAAAAAGGCGAATACCTGATGCCCAACGGACAATCGCGCTGCTACTTTGCATCCGATAATGTAGTGAATGAAAAATACAAAGGCTTATCTCCGCATGATTTAATTGATATTGCCATATGCAACAATTTACAATACGATGGTGCGCGACAAGAAGGTGTGATGTTTCACATGATGGGAGCCCTATCGCAATATGGAAAATTAGGAATGGTGTGTATTGCCAAAACCAAAGAAGATGCAGAAGCCTATTTTAATAAAACCCTTTTGATATTAGATGCAGCAGTGGATTATGCAAATTAAATTATGCGATTCTAAATTATTTCTTTGACCATTCGGGAAACTAAAAGAGATAAAAAAAGGTCGTTAACAAAATTGCTAACGACCCAATTTATAATCCGATTTAAACTATTTCACAAATAAATCTTTTGAGTTTACAACATCCACTCTGCTCATGTTTACCCGATACTTTGCAACAACTTCATCCTCTGCTTTAATTTCGGGTGTTAACACAGCCTTTAATGAGTTAGAATAGCTCATAGGCGATTCTAAATTTTCACGTAACCTTTTTGCCAAATTTTCAGATTCTGATTTATCTGTTACAATAGTTATGTACATATTTTTCACCTGAAAATTCTTTTTTATAGCAGCATTCACATCTTCTAATGTTGCTTTTTCAAGTAATTTATCCAGTTCAACGATGTAATCTTTTCTACCATAAAAGCGGCTATCCATAAGGAATCCAAGTTGTTTGTTTGGTGTGGTAATGTATAATTTAATATATGAGCGCAAGAATGTTTTTGTAAGTTCAAAGTCTTCCTTATTCATTCCATTTGTAATTAAATTATCCATTTCACGTAGCGCCATGCGTATAGCAAAATGAGCATGACCAATTTTAATTCCATCCAACTCCTTGTACTGTCCTAACAAACCTTTAGCCGTTTGAACAGGTCGAAGCCAAATCGAAAAATAATTGGAAGATCGCGGGAATCCGGGTTGAGGCAACATGTTAGCGCCACCGTTATTGTACCATTCAATGTAACTGTAATCGCCATAATTCATAGAGCGGTCTTGCCGGATTTTTTGATACAGGCGGGAATATGATTTACGGTGTTCACCCAACCAGGAATTTGCAATC
This portion of the Bacteroidota bacterium genome encodes:
- a CDS encoding tetratricopeptide repeat protein — its product is MKRTLLNLVFFLVIGCYTLNAQNQHSIDSLQKLLSKQKDTVRINTLIEISKAYRFFDSPKGLLYASQALRESKKINYLNGIISGLNGLGVYYFTSNRTAKAIQVYSECLALAKAGGRKDKIADANNNISLAYQFSDNYKKSNEFGLLAISQYAELQNEEYKAGALQSVGDNYYYLGQYNIALKYQFEALGIREKLTNKSDIALSYRSIATVYTDMGKLKEALEFIDKAIHIYKDLNYWDMIADPLVAKGNIFSDWQMYDSALVCYTKALAVFQKLDNIQGISIVYNNLGNMHNNQGKTERAIFYFKKAIQLKRELEDDRGIAIASLNIAACYTNSNKAKEALPFLDEALLLGKKIDSKDIQQDVIQTLAVAHAALGNYKDAYSYEEQYAALKDTLYTKETSKQFAEMETRYNSEKKETENKLLKKESDLQQVKLNRNKLWFSGLAIILVLLTVLSFLVLRNSRARRKANEALQIKNDEISEQKKTIVDSINYSKRIQTSILPGNDFIRQFLPESFVLFKPKDIVSGDFYWVEKSKQNPDLIFFAAVDCTGHGVPGALLSMLGFNILNQAVNEHSLSNPSEILNLLREELINTLGKNSGGEVIKDGMDISLCVINRNSLELNYSGAFNPLYLIREGELIETKANKISIGAGMALDKNNFTTHSFKLKQGDCIYIFTDGYADQFGGASGKKFKYASLKKMLLSFHHLPCSEQLKQAESEFENWKGDLEQVDDVLLMGVKIS
- the cphA gene encoding cyanophycin synthetase, giving the protein MRIIEINAMRGPNYWSIWRHKLIVMKLDLEDLEEKPTNVIPGFGERLEKMFPTMFSHRCSETFEGGFFFRVKEGTWMGHVIEHIALEIQTLAGMDTGFGRTRTTGEKGKYHVVFSYMEEKVGIYAAKAAVRIAQALVNGEVYELEEDLQNMREIREDERLGPSTGSIVDEAVSRGIPYIRLNKHSLVMLGHGVNQTRIQATVSSTTSNIAVEIACDKEETKNLLDAASIPIPRGRIIYDEDDLEGAVKSIGYPIVLKPVNGNHGRGITTNVRSWDDAMVAMVAAKKISRAVICEKFVTGFDYRLLVINYKLVAAAKRTPASVTGDGKNTIQQLINIVNSDPRRGYGHEKVLTAIKVDDMTMQILNEKNLTLDSVVPKDEVLYLKTTANLSTGGTATDVTDLVHPYNVFMAERIARIIGLDICGIDIMAPDLTTPLNENGGAVLEVNAGPGFRMHIAPTEGLGRNVAEPVVDMLYPPGKSSRIPIIAVSGTNGKTTTTRLIAHMVKTMGYKVGFTTTDGIYIQNRMLERGDCTGPKSAEFVLRDPTVDFAVLECARGGILRAGLGFHNCDIGIVTNVAEDHLGLKDINSIEDMARVKAVVPESVLPNGYAILNADDDLVFNMSKGLECKICLFSLDAQNPRILKHCDEGGLAAVVEDGYVTICKGTWKIRVDKVVNIPLTFSGKAIFMIQNILPAVLAGFVRNFKIEDMRLALETFIPSPTQTPGRMNLFQFKNFQVMVDYAHNSAGFAAIGKFLEKISAKPKVGIIAGVGDRRDSDIISLGKLAAAMFDEIIIRQDKNLRGRTDQEIIELMLQGVHAVDKDKKVKVIPTESEAIAFAIKNAKKGAFITICSDVVPDALDAIMKFKEEEDHFEISKSDIPNLN
- a CDS encoding carboxylate-amine ligase; the protein is MSIMTPSDIEFKVMQQRLAHSYTDIFLNKLAERTVVIVPSLTLDHEMLNTLKGSVHYEERLLCMLMLLRMPRTHVIYITSVPVDPSIVDYYLHLLPGITGQHARKRLTLLSCYDASHISLIEKILKRPRLIQRIRESIKYSDLTHLSCFNVTEFEKQLSLILNIPIYGCDPNLLYLGTKTGSRRIFKKLGIPVAPGFEELKNEQEIALALAKLKQDNPTLKKAVVKINDGFSGEGNALFRYEHLDASQPKLAEEILKCLPAQLSIVAAKVTYSDFLNKFCSLQGIVEEFIDGEIKESPSVQCRINPLGMTDVISTHDQLLGGESGQVFIGATFPANLEYTREIGYAGKLIAEELRREGVMGRFAIDFLSVKQADGWKHYAIEINLRKGGTTHPFLMLQFLTEGEFNWEKGEYLMPNGQSRCYFASDNVVNEKYKGLSPHDLIDIAICNNLQYDGARQEGVMFHMMGALSQYGKLGMVCIAKTKEDAEAYFNKTLLILDAAVDYAN